A single genomic interval of Mucilaginibacter boryungensis harbors:
- a CDS encoding dihydrofolate reductase family protein, producing MRKIIVLSFITLDGVMQAPGGPEEDTSGGFEYGGWSAPYADETSGKLMQQQMQPADMLLGRKTFDIFAGYWPKHADYWPGVNEVTKYVLSRSMTQSDWANSVFLESVADIEKLKQSNGPDLKVWGSSELVKLLLKNDLVDELWLKIYPLTLGKGKTIFGDGPIPAAFTLTESTVTPAGVIFANYKRAGEVKTGSFDI from the coding sequence ATGAGAAAGATAATCGTGTTATCATTTATAACGTTGGATGGCGTAATGCAGGCCCCCGGTGGGCCGGAAGAGGATACATCTGGCGGTTTTGAATATGGCGGCTGGAGCGCACCTTATGCCGACGAAACCTCGGGTAAGTTAATGCAACAGCAAATGCAGCCTGCAGATATGCTGCTGGGCAGAAAAACATTTGACATTTTTGCCGGCTATTGGCCCAAACATGCCGACTATTGGCCGGGCGTAAACGAGGTTACAAAATACGTTTTGTCACGGAGCATGACACAATCGGACTGGGCAAACTCGGTTTTTCTGGAAAGCGTAGCCGATATTGAAAAACTCAAACAATCAAACGGGCCCGACCTTAAAGTTTGGGGCAGCAGCGAACTTGTTAAACTGCTGCTTAAAAACGACCTGGTAGACGAATTGTGGCTAAAAATTTACCCGTTAACGCTCGGAAAAGGAAAAACTATATTTGGCGATGGGCCTATCCCCGCGGCATTTACGCTAACCGAGAGCACTGTTACGCCCGCCGGCGTTATTTTTGCCAACTACAAACGGGCCGGAGAAGTAAAGACCGGTTCTTTCGATATATAA
- a CDS encoding VOC family protein: protein MLPIKPHIWFDQDKAKEAAEFYAALLPNSALNYASHFSMPGGGQCEVVEFKLAGQQFLGISAPYPGLKINPSISFMINFDPSRDPDAAKHIDEVWNKLTDGGTIMMPLDRYDFSERYGWLSDKYGVNWQLILTKPEGEERPVIVPSLMYTGDMAGKANEALDFYCSVFKDGKRGITAPRPQDMGPDKAGTLMYADFQVDSTWMAAMDSAHQHGFTFNDAVSLLISCDTQEEIDYLWSALTAGGQPGQCGWLKDKYGVSWQITSKVMQDAMKNGSPEQIARVTGTFMTMQKVDVAAIQRAYNGE, encoded by the coding sequence ATGTTACCCATTAAACCACACATCTGGTTCGACCAGGACAAAGCCAAAGAAGCTGCCGAATTTTACGCAGCCTTATTACCCAATTCAGCTTTAAACTATGCCAGTCATTTTTCCATGCCGGGCGGCGGCCAATGCGAAGTTGTTGAATTTAAGCTGGCCGGTCAGCAGTTCCTGGGCATCAGCGCTCCATATCCCGGGTTAAAGATCAATCCGTCTATTTCTTTTATGATCAACTTCGACCCATCGCGCGACCCCGACGCGGCCAAACACATTGATGAAGTTTGGAACAAACTGACAGACGGCGGGACCATAATGATGCCGCTTGACCGCTACGATTTCAGCGAACGCTATGGCTGGCTGAGTGACAAATACGGCGTAAACTGGCAATTGATCCTGACCAAACCCGAAGGTGAGGAAAGGCCGGTGATCGTCCCTTCGCTGATGTATACAGGCGATATGGCCGGCAAAGCAAATGAAGCCCTTGATTTTTATTGCTCGGTATTTAAAGATGGCAAACGCGGCATCACAGCACCCCGCCCGCAGGATATGGGCCCTGACAAAGCCGGCACGTTAATGTATGCTGATTTTCAGGTTGACAGCACCTGGATGGCAGCTATGGACAGCGCCCATCAGCATGGGTTTACTTTTAACGATGCGGTCTCCTTGCTTATCTCCTGCGACACCCAGGAAGAAATAGATTACTTATGGTCGGCGCTTACAGCTGGCGGGCAACCTGGCCAGTGCGGTTGGTTGAAAGACAAATATGGCGTATCGTGGCAGATCACTTCCAAAGTGATGCAGGATGCGATGAAAAACGGCAGCCCGGAGCAGATAGCACGCGTTACAGGAACTTTTATGACGATGCAAAAAGTTGACGTTGCAGCTATACAACGGGCTTATAATGGCGAATAA
- a CDS encoding DUF5655 domain-containing protein: protein MSWTCPKCDRELPLPHQRHYCARVSLDSLFTGRPPELVLVFDKILAEVADWDGVLVGTTPNCIVFTHRRAFLIIRPMKKELDIKFYTKTAHPEKPVLKSVAVGNKFENHIRLALLDDLRPALFTYLRESYNLL, encoded by the coding sequence ATGAGCTGGACATGCCCCAAATGCGACCGTGAACTACCCCTGCCCCATCAGCGGCACTATTGCGCGCGGGTAAGTCTGGATAGCTTGTTCACCGGCCGGCCGCCTGAACTGGTGCTGGTGTTTGATAAGATACTGGCCGAGGTGGCCGACTGGGATGGCGTACTTGTGGGCACTACGCCTAACTGCATTGTGTTTACCCACAGGCGCGCCTTCCTCATCATCCGCCCTATGAAAAAGGAACTGGATATTAAGTTTTATACAAAAACAGCACACCCCGAGAAACCGGTGCTTAAAAGTGTGGCCGTTGGCAATAAGTTTGAAAACCATATCCGCCTGGCCCTACTGGATGACCTGCGGCCGGCGCTATTTACCTATCTGCGCGAATCGTACAACCTGTTATAG
- a CDS encoding nucleoside hydrolase-like domain-containing protein gives MNRFILLFALCFHPFALIAQQPVPVKPRILISTDIGGTDPDDNQSMAHLLMYNDKFNIEGLVSSPSYGSGTKGEILRMIDLYEQDLPKLKAHRNGFLSPAYLRSVTKQGRRGNAPYRGYSKATEGSDWIIKCAKKKSDQPLWVLGWGGLEDIAQALHDAPEIQSKLRVYWIGGPNKKWGANSYAYIAENFPGLWFIEVNSSYYGFFSNNNILDSVKTTDYYDKYIQGAGYLGKDFKSYYNGEVKMGDTPSLLYMMDGNPENPARESWGGSFEHLSRSPHVVFNSATRITDTVAFCTVVEFNLKGPEIVIPQDSVCFWMETPYKNAVQKWPGYYLGKGRYGLKYVPKQAEIVSYRFRSSIPNVDFGEGKLTVTNHWPGKVNNTDYKLGANWYSDKADPALYEGKIQGGKTLSKWRQSVLTDWAARWGWLKK, from the coding sequence ATGAATAGGTTTATATTATTATTTGCATTGTGCTTTCATCCTTTTGCGCTTATTGCCCAACAGCCCGTACCCGTTAAACCACGAATTTTGATCAGTACCGATATTGGCGGGACGGATCCTGATGATAACCAGTCGATGGCACACTTGCTGATGTATAATGATAAATTTAATATTGAAGGACTTGTTTCTTCGCCCTCGTATGGTAGTGGTACTAAAGGGGAGATTTTACGCATGATAGACTTATACGAACAGGACCTGCCTAAATTAAAAGCCCATCGCAATGGCTTTCTCTCCCCTGCCTATTTAAGATCGGTGACCAAACAAGGGAGGCGCGGTAATGCCCCTTACCGGGGATATAGCAAGGCAACAGAAGGGTCGGATTGGATTATCAAGTGTGCGAAAAAGAAAAGCGACCAGCCCCTTTGGGTATTGGGCTGGGGCGGGCTTGAAGATATAGCCCAGGCTTTGCATGATGCGCCTGAAATTCAAAGTAAGCTTCGCGTATACTGGATCGGCGGCCCTAATAAAAAATGGGGCGCCAATAGTTATGCCTATATCGCTGAAAATTTCCCGGGGCTTTGGTTCATTGAAGTAAATTCATCGTACTATGGATTCTTTTCAAACAACAATATACTGGACAGCGTAAAAACAACCGACTACTATGATAAATACATCCAGGGGGCCGGATATTTGGGTAAGGACTTTAAAAGTTATTACAACGGCGAGGTAAAGATGGGTGATACACCATCTCTTTTATACATGATGGACGGGAACCCTGAAAACCCAGCCCGCGAAAGCTGGGGTGGCAGTTTTGAGCATTTAAGCCGCAGCCCACATGTAGTGTTTAATAGTGCAACCCGTATTACCGATACGGTTGCTTTTTGCACCGTTGTTGAATTTAACTTAAAAGGCCCTGAAATAGTTATTCCGCAGGATTCTGTTTGTTTTTGGATGGAAACGCCCTATAAAAACGCAGTACAAAAGTGGCCCGGGTATTACCTGGGTAAGGGGCGATACGGTCTTAAGTATGTCCCTAAGCAGGCTGAAATTGTAAGCTATCGGTTTAGATCCAGCATCCCGAATGTTGATTTTGGCGAAGGAAAACTAACAGTAACTAACCATTGGCCGGGAAAGGTAAATAACACCGATTATAAGCTTGGTGCCAATTGGTACTCAGACAAAGCTGACCCAGCCTTATATGAAGGAAAAATACAGGGCGGAAAAACCTTGTCGAAATGGAGACAAAGTGTATTAACCGACTGGGCAGCGCGTTGGGGTTGGCTCAAAAAATAG
- a CDS encoding DinB family protein → MKLKNLALALCLVAFSQLGRAQTKTAELVKEWERSKAYTKEYLDAMPEDKYGFKPTPEIRSFAEQNQHLADANYGLAAAATGTKNPIPQGSLEKSTDKSKANVTKQVMASYDFVIGLVKNMTDAQLDEHIKLFGNYDMSKATALNKVLEHQAHHRGQTTVYLRLAGVKPPQEKLF, encoded by the coding sequence ATGAAACTTAAAAACTTAGCACTTGCCTTATGTTTAGTAGCTTTTAGTCAGCTTGGAAGGGCCCAGACCAAAACCGCCGAACTGGTTAAGGAATGGGAACGCTCGAAAGCCTATACCAAAGAATACCTTGACGCGATGCCCGAGGATAAATACGGCTTTAAACCAACGCCGGAGATCCGGTCATTCGCCGAACAGAACCAGCACCTGGCCGATGCCAATTATGGCCTTGCCGCCGCTGCTACCGGTACAAAAAACCCTATACCTCAAGGTTCGTTGGAAAAAAGCACCGATAAATCAAAAGCCAACGTTACCAAACAGGTAATGGCCAGCTATGATTTTGTGATAGGCCTGGTTAAGAACATGACCGACGCGCAACTGGATGAACATATTAAGCTGTTCGGCAATTATGATATGAGCAAAGCAACAGCCCTTAATAAAGTGCTTGAGCACCAGGCCCACCACCGCGGCCAAACCACGGTATACCTTAGGCTGGCCGGTGTGAAGCCACCACAGGAGAAACTTTTTTAA
- the arr gene encoding NAD(+)--rifampin ADP-ribosyltransferase: protein MSAAITYKPTDNGPFYHGTRADLQAGDFLTAERRSNYHADVIMNHIYFTAQVNGAGFAAALAQGDGRERVYIVEPTGPFENDPNVTDKKFPGNPTRSYRTAAPMKIIGEVTDWVRLSPVELQKFRDRLAQSKGEIIN from the coding sequence CTGTCGGCAGCCATAACGTACAAACCGACGGATAATGGGCCTTTTTACCACGGTACGCGGGCCGATCTGCAGGCAGGCGATTTCCTGACTGCCGAGCGCAGATCTAACTACCACGCGGACGTAATTATGAACCATATTTATTTTACCGCGCAGGTTAACGGGGCGGGGTTTGCCGCCGCATTGGCCCAGGGCGATGGCCGCGAGCGTGTTTATATAGTTGAACCGACAGGTCCCTTTGAAAACGACCCGAATGTGACCGACAAGAAATTCCCCGGTAACCCAACCCGTTCTTACCGCACCGCTGCACCAATGAAAATTATTGGCGAAGTAACGGATTGGGTAAGGCTTTCACCGGTAGAACTGCAAAAGTTTCGGGATAGGTTGGCGCAGAGTAAGGGGGAGATTATAAATTGA
- a CDS encoding cytochrome ubiquinol oxidase subunit I gives MNDFMAARSQMALSLGFHIVFSCIGMVMPFFMAVAHFLWLRTGNVNYKNVAKAWSKGVAIFFATGAVSGTVLSFELGLLWPTFMKHAGPIFGMPFSLEGTAFFIEAIALGFFLYGWDKFNRWFHWVTGVVVGVSGIVSGILVVAANSWMNSPSGFDYVNGQYINIDPIKAMFNRGWFSQSLHMTIAAFAATGFAVAGIHALMILRKTNVGFHATSFKIAAIFGVVAALLQPVSGDISAKFVARTQPAKLAAMEAHFNTEKNAALIIGGVPDVKNKQVNYAVKLPGMLSFMIHGTTDSTVKGLDKIPVQNQPPVSVTHYAFQIMVALGMLMMGVGLLYLFAIFKKRDWLTKAWFLKIFVAATPLGFLAVEAGWTVTEVGRQPWIIQGVMRTADAVTPMPGIAYSFYLFTAVYFTLALAVIFLLNRQIKMVPVLYDVEPAKPAHA, from the coding sequence ATGAACGATTTTATGGCCGCCCGGTCGCAAATGGCTTTATCCTTAGGCTTCCACATTGTGTTTTCGTGCATTGGCATGGTGATGCCATTTTTTATGGCTGTGGCCCACTTTCTGTGGCTGCGCACGGGCAACGTTAATTATAAAAATGTAGCCAAGGCCTGGAGCAAGGGTGTGGCCATTTTCTTCGCCACCGGCGCGGTATCGGGAACGGTGCTTTCGTTCGAATTAGGTTTACTTTGGCCCACGTTTATGAAACATGCCGGGCCCATCTTCGGTATGCCATTTTCACTGGAAGGCACGGCCTTTTTCATTGAGGCGATAGCGCTGGGCTTCTTTCTTTACGGCTGGGACAAATTCAACCGCTGGTTCCATTGGGTAACCGGGGTAGTGGTGGGCGTCAGCGGTATTGTATCGGGCATACTGGTGGTAGCCGCTAACAGCTGGATGAACAGCCCGTCGGGGTTCGATTACGTGAACGGCCAATACATTAATATCGACCCTATCAAAGCCATGTTTAACCGGGGCTGGTTCTCACAATCGCTGCATATGACTATCGCCGCCTTTGCCGCCACAGGATTCGCGGTAGCAGGCATACACGCGCTGATGATACTGCGCAAAACCAACGTAGGCTTCCACGCTACATCTTTTAAAATAGCGGCCATTTTCGGCGTCGTGGCGGCATTGTTACAGCCTGTCAGTGGCGATATATCGGCCAAGTTTGTGGCGCGTACACAGCCCGCTAAACTGGCGGCCATGGAAGCGCACTTTAATACCGAGAAAAACGCCGCGCTGATCATCGGCGGGGTACCCGATGTGAAAAACAAACAGGTAAACTACGCGGTGAAATTGCCGGGCATGCTCAGCTTTATGATACATGGTACTACCGATTCAACGGTAAAAGGCCTGGACAAGATACCCGTGCAAAACCAGCCACCGGTAAGCGTTACGCATTATGCTTTTCAAATTATGGTGGCGCTGGGCATGCTGATGATGGGCGTGGGGCTGTTGTACCTGTTCGCTATCTTTAAAAAGCGCGACTGGCTAACTAAAGCCTGGTTCCTGAAAATATTTGTAGCGGCCACACCGCTGGGTTTCCTGGCGGTCGAGGCCGGGTGGACGGTTACCGAGGTTGGCCGCCAGCCGTGGATCATCCAGGGCGTTATGCGCACTGCCGATGCTGTGACGCCGATGCCGGGTATCGCTTATTCGTTCTACCTGTTCACCGCCGTGTATTTTACGCTGGCGCTGGCCGTAATATTTTTGCTGAACCGGCAAATAAAGATGGTGCCCGTATTATATGATGTTGAACCCGCTAAACCCGCCCACGCATGA
- a CDS encoding cytochrome d ubiquinol oxidase subunit II codes for MMLYIVIGFLWVSLLIYLLMGGADFGAGILELFARETNKSQVRKTSYQAIGPIWEANHMWVIIAIVILFVGFPDVYTTVSTYLHIPLVVMLMGIIARGTAFAFRNYDAVKDRMQNIYNRIYVYSSFITPLFLGIIAGSAVSRKIDTQGTNFLDVYVYDWYNWFSVAVGFFTVCLCGFLAAIYLIGEVKEIDTKAYYIRKAKIMNTALTVWIIIIFWSAHQDNIPLTTWLFGNWISLATISCSVPAFVLLWVAVYKDKVPLMRSLAGAMIMMLLIAVTYSHYPNIVLFKDGGHLSLIQQEGPDKTITSLGIALLVGSLLILPSLFYLIYSFGKRRVE; via the coding sequence ATGATGTTGTATATTGTTATCGGTTTTTTGTGGGTGTCATTGCTGATCTACCTGCTGATGGGCGGCGCCGATTTTGGCGCGGGGATACTGGAGTTGTTTGCCCGGGAGACCAATAAATCGCAGGTGCGGAAAACATCGTACCAGGCCATTGGCCCCATTTGGGAGGCTAATCACATGTGGGTTATTATTGCCATTGTAATTTTGTTTGTGGGTTTCCCCGATGTTTATACCACCGTTTCCACTTACCTGCATATCCCACTGGTGGTGATGCTGATGGGTATTATTGCCCGCGGTACGGCCTTCGCCTTCCGCAATTACGATGCGGTGAAGGACAGGATGCAGAATATCTATAACCGCATTTACGTGTACAGCAGCTTTATTACGCCTTTGTTTTTGGGCATCATTGCCGGCAGCGCTGTATCGCGTAAAATAGATACGCAAGGCACCAATTTCCTGGATGTTTATGTGTACGATTGGTATAACTGGTTTTCGGTAGCCGTGGGTTTCTTTACGGTATGCCTGTGCGGTTTCCTTGCAGCTATCTATTTAATTGGCGAGGTGAAAGAAATCGACACCAAAGCCTACTACATCCGCAAGGCGAAAATTATGAATACAGCCCTGACGGTGTGGATCATCATCATCTTTTGGTCGGCGCACCAGGATAATATCCCGCTGACAACTTGGCTGTTCGGTAACTGGATAAGCCTGGCTACCATCAGTTGCTCGGTACCCGCGTTTGTGTTGTTGTGGGTAGCTGTTTACAAAGACAAAGTCCCGTTGATGCGGTCGTTGGCGGGAGCGATGATCATGATGTTGCTGATCGCCGTAACCTACAGTCACTACCCAAATATTGTGTTGTTTAAAGATGGCGGCCACCTGTCACTGATCCAGCAGGAAGGGCCCGATAAAACCATTACTTCGTTAGGTATTGCTCTGTTGGTAGGTAGTTTGCTGATATTGCCGTCACTGTTTTATTTGATTTATAGTTTCGGGAAAAGGCGGGTGGAGTAG
- a CDS encoding MFS transporter, which produces MKRILPVIVISQFFCTSLWFAGNAIMANIIRQFHIVPAYLAYLTSIVQSGFICGTLVFALLSIADRFSPSRVFFACAIIAAGINLTISINGINLSGLITCRFLTGFFLAGIYPVGMKIASDHYQQGLGKSLGFLVGALVLGTAFPHFLKSMTNGLPWKYVIFSTSLLSALGGTAMVLLVPDGPNRKPGQKLNLAACLTGFRKPQFRAAAFGYFGHMWELYAFWVFVPVILAAYNARYPLADLNVPLLSFAIIASGSLSCVFSGVISQSLGAKRTATIALSISCVCCLVSPLLLFSSSPIVLIIFLFIWGLAVIADSPMFSTLVAQNAPAETKGTALTIVNCIGFAVTIGSIQLINALRTTTNAQYIYILLAIGPVLGLLALTRGK; this is translated from the coding sequence ATGAAGCGAATTTTACCTGTAATTGTTATCTCTCAATTCTTTTGTACTTCGTTATGGTTTGCTGGTAATGCTATTATGGCCAATATTATCCGCCAATTTCACATTGTTCCAGCTTATTTAGCTTACCTCACCAGTATTGTACAATCTGGCTTTATTTGTGGCACGCTGGTTTTTGCATTATTGAGTATTGCGGATAGGTTTTCGCCTTCGCGGGTGTTTTTTGCCTGTGCCATAATCGCGGCAGGGATAAACTTAACTATCAGTATCAATGGCATCAATCTGTCCGGGTTAATTACCTGTCGTTTTTTAACCGGATTTTTCCTTGCGGGGATATATCCCGTAGGGATGAAAATAGCATCCGACCATTACCAGCAGGGATTAGGTAAATCGCTGGGGTTTTTAGTTGGTGCTTTAGTGTTAGGCACAGCCTTCCCGCACTTTTTAAAAAGCATGACTAACGGCTTACCCTGGAAGTATGTCATCTTCTCTACCTCGCTCCTCTCCGCATTGGGTGGTACAGCTATGGTGTTGTTAGTCCCGGACGGCCCTAACCGTAAGCCGGGCCAGAAACTAAACCTGGCAGCTTGCTTAACGGGTTTCCGCAAACCGCAATTCAGGGCTGCGGCATTTGGCTACTTTGGGCATATGTGGGAACTGTATGCCTTTTGGGTATTTGTGCCGGTGATACTGGCGGCTTATAATGCCCGCTACCCGCTGGCCGATTTAAATGTCCCCCTACTATCGTTCGCCATTATTGCTTCAGGGAGTTTATCGTGCGTTTTTAGCGGGGTAATCTCGCAAAGTTTAGGGGCCAAGAGGACTGCAACCATCGCGTTAAGCATATCGTGTGTATGTTGCCTTGTTTCACCTTTGCTGTTGTTCAGCAGTTCGCCAATTGTGCTGATCATCTTCCTGTTCATTTGGGGGCTGGCTGTAATTGCCGATTCGCCTATGTTCTCTACCCTGGTAGCCCAAAACGCGCCTGCCGAAACCAAAGGCACGGCGTTGACCATTGTAAATTGCATCGGTTTTGCTGTCACAATTGGAAGCATACAGCTGATCAACGCGTTACGCACTACAACCAATGCGCAATATATTTACATACTGCTGGCTATTGGGCCGGTGTTGGGTTTATTGGCGCTGACGCGCGGGAAATAA
- a CDS encoding tetratricopeptide repeat-containing sensor histidine kinase → MLIIIFLLVCYHNSFSTVPITTDTTSIETYNKLVSRYRYDKPDSAVFFAQKGLEQAIKQKNINGQALMLNQLGMIDDNVGRYDESHKKYQQALNLYQQTANAKGMSAENIRLGVVEMRKGVYDKAIGYFLEALKISEKSNNISGEMEANLTLGEAYARQKQFDIALKYFHIAESLNSKLPFSNLTLNMYVDFGSIYREMSRFDEAKKYLNKGLPLSRVPQYQGLNITLTTTLASVYAKQGNKAKSIELQKAALEKARKINNYIRQVQILSALAATYGKDNATNALFYYQQAIDLAQSKDDHKLVIESLNSMAELYTSQTNYKAALAAKSKQYDLADKYFYKEMSKQIASLQAAYELNQSKAKVQELSFKNKQQDLERKAILYVMVAAILLLLVVGFFFYKTRHLNSLLNKTNQSLQEANQVKDKLFSVLGHDLRSPFVSVINLVEFIDDDDINSQQRKELLGQLEDTSKASLETLNNLLKWGEMQIKGIRLNQTAFKAKPIINRNIAMLLDSAKHKAITINNSVDDEIAVFADADHFDFVIRNLISNAIKFSYVNGVIDISAEKDHPNGKITIKVKDSGVGIPADQLDLIFNIHNISTTGTNNEKGTSLGLLLCKEFIELNGGEIKVESEAGRGSIFSISLNSI, encoded by the coding sequence TTGCTTATAATAATATTTTTGCTTGTTTGTTACCATAATAGTTTTTCAACAGTTCCTATTACAACCGATACTACAAGTATTGAAACCTATAACAAGCTGGTTAGCCGCTATCGATACGATAAACCCGATTCTGCCGTGTTTTTTGCCCAAAAAGGCTTAGAACAAGCTATAAAACAGAAAAACATAAATGGCCAGGCCTTGATGCTGAACCAACTGGGTATGATAGATGACAATGTAGGCCGCTACGATGAATCGCATAAAAAATACCAGCAAGCCTTAAACTTGTATCAGCAAACAGCTAATGCAAAAGGCATGTCGGCCGAAAATATAAGGTTAGGTGTTGTTGAAATGCGTAAAGGGGTATATGATAAAGCTATTGGTTATTTTCTGGAAGCTTTAAAAATCAGTGAAAAAAGCAATAACATTTCGGGCGAAATGGAAGCCAACCTTACGTTGGGCGAGGCTTACGCCCGGCAAAAGCAATTTGATATTGCTTTGAAATACTTCCATATAGCTGAAAGTTTAAACTCGAAACTGCCTTTTTCCAATTTAACATTAAACATGTATGTTGATTTTGGCTCCATCTACCGTGAAATGTCACGATTTGATGAAGCTAAAAAATACCTGAATAAAGGCCTGCCCCTTAGCAGGGTACCCCAGTATCAGGGTTTAAATATTACGTTAACCACTACCCTTGCATCGGTTTACGCTAAACAGGGCAATAAAGCAAAATCAATTGAATTGCAAAAAGCAGCACTTGAAAAAGCCCGGAAGATAAACAATTACATAAGGCAGGTACAAATACTAAGCGCGCTTGCTGCTACTTACGGAAAAGATAATGCAACAAACGCCCTTTTTTACTATCAACAAGCTATTGACCTGGCCCAGAGCAAGGACGATCATAAATTGGTGATTGAAAGTTTGAATAGTATGGCTGAATTATATACTTCCCAAACAAATTATAAAGCAGCCTTAGCAGCTAAGAGTAAGCAGTACGATTTGGCAGACAAATACTTTTATAAAGAAATGTCTAAACAGATAGCCAGCTTGCAAGCGGCTTACGAACTTAATCAATCCAAGGCTAAGGTGCAGGAATTGAGCTTTAAAAATAAACAGCAGGATTTAGAGCGCAAGGCAATACTATATGTAATGGTTGCCGCTATCCTGTTGCTATTAGTAGTCGGCTTTTTCTTTTACAAAACCCGGCATCTTAACAGCCTTCTTAACAAAACCAACCAAAGCCTGCAGGAAGCGAACCAGGTTAAGGATAAATTATTTTCAGTGTTAGGGCACGATCTGCGCTCGCCGTTTGTATCAGTAATTAACCTGGTGGAATTTATTGATGATGACGACATTAACTCTCAACAGCGCAAAGAGCTATTAGGACAATTGGAGGATACCAGCAAAGCATCATTAGAAACGTTAAATAACTTGCTTAAATGGGGCGAAATGCAAATAAAAGGTATACGTCTTAATCAAACAGCTTTTAAAGCGAAACCGATTATCAATCGAAATATAGCTATGCTTTTAGATTCGGCAAAACACAAAGCTATTACTATTAATAATTCAGTTGATGATGAGATAGCTGTTTTTGCTGATGCAGATCATTTTGACTTTGTGATACGGAACCTGATATCTAATGCTATAAAATTCAGTTACGTTAATGGCGTTATTGACATTAGCGCGGAAAAGGATCACCCTAACGGCAAAATTACAATAAAGGTTAAGGACAGTGGTGTAGGCATCCCTGCGGATCAGCTCGACCTGATATTTAATATCCATAATATTAGTACCACAGGCACCAACAACGAGAAAGGTACCAGTCTTGGCTTATTACTTTGCAAGGAATTTATTGAACTAAATGGCGGCGAAATAAAAGTTGAAAGTGAGGCCGGCAGAGGTTCAATCTTTTCAATTAGTCTTAATAGCATTTAG